A DNA window from Argiope bruennichi chromosome X2, qqArgBrue1.1, whole genome shotgun sequence contains the following coding sequences:
- the LOC129960934 gene encoding centrosomal AT-AC splicing factor-like: protein MNGTMDWKEKHLNPYDEPRSTNCNICGNFANIFNRSHRLSSSHQTKLTEKFRIIRSKLKMIRLGSVAVHDDQWGSEEELWCYFCDKSVKKHQVYEGFTIEYLGYLTHLNDPKHFEAVKRYLRYHYRKEEAELFCKNKEFLDKFLAKIPEAKKQYLAKMDFIHEKDVAHMKEVEAKRQLLVSEALQVLLSVNENEAAISTKGSTEQTNTFQNISSERNSSFNPKQKTCPWLVQAEKNNDQQVLDKPVIGPTINVWNNYVAAEKKKMLPIKRLGANFRRKQVYSSRWLPAFSGVWNKGRRRQIKSNGKHTG from the exons atgaatggaaCCATGGATTGGAAAGAAAAGCATTTGAATCCTTACGATGAGCCACGTTCTACAAATTGCAATATCTGTGgtaattttgcaaacatttttaacCGATCACATCGTTTGTCTTCATCTCACCAAACTAAACTGactgaaaaattcagaataataagaTCAAAG TTGAAGATGATTAGATTGGGTTCAGTTGCTGTACATGATGATCAGTGGGGAAGTGAAGAAGAATTATGGTGTTATTTCTGTGACAAGTCTGTTAAAAAACATCAAGTATATGAGGGATTTACTATTGAATATCTAGGATATTTGACCCATCTCAATGA tccCAAACACTTCGAAGCTGTCAAGCGTTATCTTAGATATCATTATAGAAAAGAAGAGGCTGAgttgttttgcaaaaataaagaatttttagacAA GTTTCTGGCCAAAATTCCTGAAGCAAAGAAACAATATTTAGCTAAAATGGACTTCATTCATGAAAAA gatGTAGCACATATGAAAGAAGTTGAAGCAAAACGGCAATTATTGGTCAGTGAAGCTCTTCAG GTTCTCCTTTCTGTTAATGAAAATGAAGCTGCAATTTCAACAAAAGGGTCTACTGAGCAAACTAACACATTTCAGAATATATCG aGTGAACGAAATAGCAGCTTTAATCCGAAGCAGAAAACATGTCCGTGGTTAGTACAAGCGGAGAAGAATAATGATCAACAAGTTCTAGACAAACCAGTTATTGGCCCCACAATTAATGTTTGGAATAATTATG ttgctgctgagaagaaaaaaatgttgcctATAAAACGCCTTGGAGCAAATTTCCGGCGGAAGCAAGTTTACTCCTCACGTTGGTTACCTGCTTTCTCTGGAGTATGGAATAAGGGACGGCGCAGGCAAATAAA